The nucleotide sequence AAGAAATATCAGCATTATTTAACATAGAAAATGCTTTACTTGAAACACCTGTAATTTGTGTCATATTAGCTAATAGCTCTTCCTCTTTTTGAGAAAGTTGATGTTTTTTAGTTTTAAATAATTTTTCCATTTCAAATTTACGTTCAACTAATCTTTCATGAGAAAAATATTCTTCAACCTTTTCCTCAGATAATTCTAATAATTTTACTCTAATAAAAGTAGATTTAGCATCATAATCTGAATATAGTTTCACTATTTTAGCATTGTATTCTTGATATTTAGAATTACCCGTATCTTCATCTCCTTTTAAATGAGCATAAGTGTATAGAAGACTTATTCTGTGATTTAATTTATCATCTAAATCTAAAGTATCTGCTAAAGTATCTACATTATCTGTCATAATTTCTTCAAATTTAGATATGCTTTCTATTTCTCCATATAATTTTTCAAATTCTTTCTCCCAAGAAGCATCATTTTCAAATATTGTTGTCAAATCCCAAGTTTTATTTATGTCAACTTCACTTCTTTTTAAGATTTTTTCCATAATTATTCCTCTTTCTAATTCTTGTTTTCTAAACTATTTTATCATTTTATATATCTTTTATCAATATGTTAGTTTTATACCCAAAGCATTTTATAACCATAGTATTTTATAACTACAAGCATTTTGATAATAATTTTTTAATAAAATTTTTTCAATGATAATTTTACTAACATTTTTATCATCATAGTATTTTAATAATACTTTTTTTATATTATCCCTTTTATATTATCCCCTTTTTATATAAATATCCTACACATCTACAAACTATCTAATATAAGACATCTACTTTTAAATCCTCCAAAACATCAGATTTTGAAAAAGAAAGTATAAAATCTCCACCCCCCGCACCTGAAATTTTAGAATATCTATACTTAGACAAGATTTCTTTTATTAAAGGCGTATGAATAACACTGTCATTATTTAATTCTAAATAATACAGATTTCCACTTAATTTATCTACATTATCTAATATTTTATCAACTCTATTTTCTATTAAATTATCAAACATCTCCAAAACTAAAGCATTAGATATATTTTTAAATTTTTCAAAAACTTCATTATTCATATCAATTTTAGAAATTAATTTAGAGCTACTTGCAGATTTTTTTGTCCATATAGCTTCTATTTTTAAGTTAGTTTTTGTATCAATTTTTTTTATAATATATTTTCTATCTATTCTATTAGATGATTTAAAAAATATATTACTTTCATAGCAAATACAAGCTACATCTCCAAAAGAACCACTCATATTATTTTCTATCATAAAATCTATGGAAATATCAAAAAGTTCTCTTTTTGATATATTATAACCATTTATTTTTAAAATAGCTTTGATAGTTACTACAATTAAAGAAGCCGAAGAACCTAGACCATATTTTTCTCCATTTTTATAAAGTTCACTAAAATATCTAAGCCTCGCTTTTTTTTTAATTTCAAATTTTTTTTCAATATATTTTAAAAGTAATTCTATTATATTATCCTTATCTTCAATCTCAGTTAATATTTCCCACACTTTATTTTCTTCAACATTTAAATATGTATATTTAGGAATAAATGATACTATAGCATATGAATTTTCACTTAAAATTGCATACTCCCCTGCAAGATATAGTTTAGCTCCTGCTTTTTCTAACATAAAACTATTTTACCTCCAAAATATTTATTTAATTCTTTTAATACTTTTTCTTCATTTTCTTTTAAATAAAGAACTTTAACATTAGGACCAGCATCCATTGTAGTAAAAATATTAAGACCTTTCATTCTTAACCTTTTTACAATTTTAATAACAAAATATGTTTCTTTAGTTAAAAAAGAAAATGATGGATTAGATTTAAATGTAGTATTGTGCATAATTATTGTGTTTTTTTCCATAATATTACCAATTTTAATAAAATCATTTTCTAATAATGCTAATTTCATTTTCTCAAAATCTTCATTTGCTCTTTTTACCCACATAGAATAAATAGGTGATTTTTTAGCAATTTCCATTGCATCTCTTGACGGTAATTCCTTTTTCTTATCGTTAAGTACTATGGCTAGCATAGCAAGATTAAGTTCTGTTTTTAATTCATAAATTTCTCCATTTTTATCAAAAGCTGATATGTTATAGAAACTTCTACATGCAGAACCAGATCCCATAGTAGATATTTTAGCCATTTCCTCTATAGTTAAATTTAATTTAAAGAAATCATTTAATGCCTGTGTAAGTGTACAATATGCACTAGCACTAGATGCAAGACCTGCTGCTGTTGGTACAAAATTTTTACTATCTATACAAATAGGTTTTCTATTAATTTTTCTCTGTTCCATAACTTTATCAACAAAAGAAAATATCTTTTTGGTTTCATTTTCATCTTGAATTTTACCATTTAATATGAAAATATCCTTATCACTTTCTGATACATCAGTTTCTGTATAAAGCTTATTTGACCTAAGAGATATACTTCCTTGCATAGGCACAAGATATGGATTAAATTCTTTTTTCCCCCAATATTTAACTATAGCTATATTTATATATCCTCTAGCCATACATTTTTCGCTCCTTTTTTGATTAATAATTCTTTAAGATACATTGCTTTTTTTTCATCTTCAACTAATGATATTATACATCCACCAAGTCCTGCTCCAGTTATTTTAGCTCCCAACGAATTTTCTTTTGCTATATCAATCAAATTATCAATTACATTATTTGATAATCCCATTAATTTTAAATTATTTTGTGCTAAATTCATTAAATGTCCTACTAGTTTAACATCAGAATTCTTTAAAGCAACAATAGCCTTATCTGTAATTTCTCCTAAATCATCTATATATCCCCTAATTTCACTATATTTTTGTGAAATCATAGCAACTGCATTTTTAGTATTACCTCTAATTCCACTATCTGCAATTACAAGCTTAGCATTTAAGTTAAAATCAATATTTCTTATTCCATCTTTTTTATTAAACAAAACATTTTGATTGTTAAGTACTACTGCCATATCTATTCCACTAGGATTCCCATGAGCA is from Streptobacillus ratti and encodes:
- the mvk gene encoding mevalonate kinase, coding for MAYGKVILFGEHSVVYGKNAIALLLKSIKMEAEITSEYISENEHVKFIKKSIIKKCDIKDKIYIKIVSNIPRARGLGSSTALVVSIAEAFKRKYGISDDVVESVVFKSEKFAHGNPSGIDMAVVLNNQNVLFNKKDGIRNIDFNLNAKLVIADSGIRGNTKNAVAMISQKYSEIRGYIDDLGEITDKAIVALKNSDVKLVGHLMNLAQNNLKLMGLSNNVIDNLIDIAKENSLGAKITGAGLGGCIISLVEDEKKAMYLKELLIKKGAKNVWLEDI
- a CDS encoding mevalonate kinase family protein gives rise to the protein MLEKAGAKLYLAGEYAILSENSYAIVSFIPKYTYLNVEENKVWEILTEIEDKDNIIELLLKYIEKKFEIKKKARLRYFSELYKNGEKYGLGSSASLIVVTIKAILKINGYNISKRELFDISIDFMIENNMSGSFGDVACICYESNIFFKSSNRIDRKYIIKKIDTKTNLKIEAIWTKKSASSSKLISKIDMNNEVFEKFKNISNALVLEMFDNLIENRVDKILDNVDKLSGNLYYLELNNDSVIHTPLIKEILSKYRYSKISGAGGGDFILSFSKSDVLEDLKVDVLY
- the mvaD gene encoding diphosphomevalonate decarboxylase, whose translation is MARGYINIAIVKYWGKKEFNPYLVPMQGSISLRSNKLYTETDVSESDKDIFILNGKIQDENETKKIFSFVDKVMEQRKINRKPICIDSKNFVPTAAGLASSASAYCTLTQALNDFFKLNLTIEEMAKISTMGSGSACRSFYNISAFDKNGEIYELKTELNLAMLAIVLNDKKKELPSRDAMEIAKKSPIYSMWVKRANEDFEKMKLALLENDFIKIGNIMEKNTIIMHNTTFKSNPSFSFLTKETYFVIKIVKRLRMKGLNIFTTMDAGPNVKVLYLKENEEKVLKELNKYFGGKIVLC